In Atopobium sp. oral taxon 416, the genomic stretch AGGGGGTCTGCGTGCGCGTCGCAATCAGCCGATGCCTTTTGGGGGATAACTGCCGCTACAACGGGAAGACCAAACCGAATGCCGCGGTCATTCGGTCTGCCAAGAACGTGGAAGTGGTGCCGGTCTGCCCTGAATCCGCAGGTAAGCTGCCTATTCCGCGTCCCGCGGCGGAGCAGCGCGACGGTGGGGTGTACATGAGTGACGGGACCGATGTCACCAGGCAATTTCAGGCTGGGGCATGTAAAGAATTTGATCGGGTGAAAAAATCCGGGGCGCCGCTTGCCATATTAAAAGCGAAGAGCCCCTCGTGTGGATCCGATCTCATTTACGATGGTACCTATAGCGGTACGCTGACAGCAGGCGATGGGGTATTCACCCGTCTGCTTAAACAGGAAGGAATCACCGTGGCAACTGAAACTATGGTTGAAGAGATGCACCCCTCAGTAGAACACCCCGTAGCGATCGTGTTGGGGACCGGGCTGGGTTCCATCACAGATCTGGTACACGTGGTGCGAAGGATCGACTATCACGATATTGAAGGGTTTCCGGACAACGCCCAGCCGATTGAAGGGCACCGATTCGAAGCGGCGATCGGCGCGCTCGATGGGGTACCGGTGATCGTCTATCCGGGCCGTATCCACCTCTATCGTGGGTATTCTGCAGCAGAGGTCACCTCTCTTGTCCGCCATGCCTTCCGCCTCGGCTGTCGTGACATTATCTTTGCCGGCGCAACCGGCGCGATCCCCGGGAAGGTTGAGAAGGGTCTCGGCATTCTGACCGACCAGATCAACCTTACCGGCAGAAACCCCTTGGCTGAGTGGGAAGGGCTCAGGGACGTTGAATCTCCCTTTGTGGATATGAATGACCTCTACTCGCCCTATATGAGCTCGATCGCCCGCGGCGTAGCAAAAGACCAGAACATCACGATTGGTGCAGGCGTCTTTGCAGGTGTGCTGGGGCCCTCCTTTGAGACACGGGCGGAGGTTAGCGCGCTTCGCCAGCTCGGCGTCTCCTATGTGGGTATGTCCACGGTCAATGAGGTGATTATGGCACACGCGCTCGGTATGCATGTCTTAGGGCTGACCTTGGCAGCAAACTACAGTGGCGGCTGCGATGTGGACCATCAGAGCGTATTGGCGACAGCTAAGAGGTATGAGGACGACTTCCAGCGCTGGGTACGCGGGATTGTCCATCTGCTGTAGTGTCTCGGTGAATGGCCAGAAATTGGGGATTTTGGACTTGCAACTTCTCGCGCGCATCTCTATAGTTAGACAGCGT encodes the following:
- a CDS encoding purine-nucleoside phosphorylase encodes the protein MRVAISRCLLGDNCRYNGKTKPNAAVIRSAKNVEVVPVCPESAGKLPIPRPAAEQRDGGVYMSDGTDVTRQFQAGACKEFDRVKKSGAPLAILKAKSPSCGSDLIYDGTYSGTLTAGDGVFTRLLKQEGITVATETMVEEMHPSVEHPVAIVLGTGLGSITDLVHVVRRIDYHDIEGFPDNAQPIEGHRFEAAIGALDGVPVIVYPGRIHLYRGYSAAEVTSLVRHAFRLGCRDIIFAGATGAIPGKVEKGLGILTDQINLTGRNPLAEWEGLRDVESPFVDMNDLYSPYMSSIARGVAKDQNITIGAGVFAGVLGPSFETRAEVSALRQLGVSYVGMSTVNEVIMAHALGMHVLGLTLAANYSGGCDVDHQSVLATAKRYEDDFQRWVRGIVHLL